A window of Photobacterium sp. GJ3 contains these coding sequences:
- the yjjX gene encoding inosine/xanthosine triphosphatase, whose product MHTPTSPIQIIVASTNPAKIRAVEAAFRDVFPEIKLNIEGLAVDSGVRAQPMCADETLTGARNRVTHAKQLQPAADYYVSLEAGLDGGATFAWMVIENGQQRGESRSASLPLPPQALTRLHEGEELGDVMDDMFQQQNVKQQGGAIAMLTDHRLSRSSVYHQALILALIPFINPALYTTD is encoded by the coding sequence ATGCACACCCCAACTTCCCCGATCCAAATTATTGTTGCCTCAACCAATCCAGCCAAAATCCGTGCTGTCGAAGCCGCATTCCGTGACGTATTCCCTGAGATAAAACTGAACATTGAAGGTCTGGCTGTCGACAGTGGTGTCCGGGCTCAACCGATGTGCGCCGACGAGACGCTGACAGGTGCCCGCAACCGGGTGACACATGCTAAGCAACTTCAGCCAGCAGCGGATTATTATGTCAGCCTGGAAGCGGGTCTGGACGGCGGGGCAACTTTCGCCTGGATGGTAATTGAGAACGGCCAGCAACGCGGCGAATCACGCTCTGCGTCACTGCCTCTGCCGCCACAGGCGCTGACTCGCCTGCATGAGGGAGAAGAATTGGGGGACGTGATGGATGATATGTTCCAACAACAGAATGTGAAGCAACAAGGCGGGGCCATCGCCATGCTGACGGATCATCGGCTCAGCCGCAGCAGTGTGTACCATCAGGCGCTGATCCTGGCACTGATCCCCTTTATCAATCCGGCCCTGTACACCACAGATTAA
- a CDS encoding helix-turn-helix domain-containing protein, which translates to MEYLERIKRLAKIQGISQKQLGETLGLQQGTMSRKLSGKYGIEVRELEKIAQTLNTSISYLLTGQIDSGTQATTAISQETGHNTTSTYIPIIHRKDYLSYRDGGKVEVLSKRAIPHHLSREDCLGLLVDNENIAQCAPLGSYALATRKAPYRPKQPVFASVRGSEPDFYHMTQLADGVVFSTSQPDFPNLFVNHDEFKIHGYIIQSDWSFDRI; encoded by the coding sequence ATGGAATATTTAGAGCGCATTAAACGCCTGGCGAAAATCCAAGGGATCAGCCAAAAACAACTGGGAGAAACACTGGGTCTGCAACAAGGCACCATGAGCCGTAAGCTGTCCGGTAAGTATGGTATCGAAGTCCGTGAGCTGGAAAAGATTGCCCAAACCCTGAACACCTCCATCAGCTACCTGCTGACGGGTCAGATTGATTCCGGGACTCAGGCAACCACGGCTATCAGCCAGGAAACCGGCCATAACACCACATCCACTTACATTCCGATCATTCACCGCAAAGACTATCTGTCTTACCGGGATGGTGGCAAAGTGGAAGTGTTGAGCAAGCGGGCTATCCCGCACCATCTCAGCCGCGAAGACTGTCTGGGCCTGTTGGTGGATAACGAAAACATTGCGCAATGTGCGCCACTGGGCAGCTATGCGCTGGCCACACGCAAAGCGCCGTATCGCCCGAAACAGCCTGTGTTTGCATCAGTTCGCGGCAGCGAGCCCGATTTCTATCACATGACGCAACTGGCCGACGGTGTGGTGTTTTCAACCTCTCAGCCGGATTTCCCGAACCTGTTCGTCAATCACGACGAGTTCAAAATCCACGGTTATATCATTCAGTCTGACTGGTCTTTCGACCGGATCTGA
- a CDS encoding GIY-YIG nuclease family protein, with product MARGTQLKIYLANGTVTGIRHAEIVNWTGQAIAVPRIHVKDLTDWEETQRPGVYFLFGFDSDTGKNLVYIGEAEHIQRRLQQHIAAKDFWNEAICFTNKDENLTKAHVKYLEARLIEIVMSSNRYALDNDKRPPTSSLPRGDRDAMETFIDSIRVVIGSLGHKLLEPKVIFDPQETETQQKSLLKLKVKKIDATAKLTDEGIVVLKNSQALPDAQKSLSIGYTKLRAGLIEKGLLVENDDKLIATDNILFTSASQASAVLLGYPCSGPDYWRDAQGRSLKEIEMGV from the coding sequence ATGGCGCGTGGCACACAACTCAAAATTTATCTCGCAAACGGAACGGTGACCGGCATTCGCCATGCAGAAATTGTTAATTGGACCGGACAAGCCATTGCTGTTCCCCGCATTCATGTCAAAGATCTGACGGATTGGGAAGAGACACAAAGACCGGGCGTCTATTTTCTGTTTGGGTTTGATTCCGATACGGGCAAAAACCTTGTTTACATTGGTGAAGCAGAGCACATCCAGAGGCGATTGCAGCAACACATCGCGGCAAAAGATTTCTGGAATGAAGCCATCTGCTTTACCAACAAAGATGAAAACCTGACCAAAGCACATGTGAAATATCTGGAAGCCCGGCTCATCGAGATTGTCATGTCATCGAACCGATACGCACTGGATAACGACAAACGCCCACCAACCTCATCTCTGCCCCGTGGAGACAGAGATGCCATGGAAACATTTATCGACAGCATCCGCGTTGTGATTGGCTCTCTGGGCCATAAATTACTCGAGCCGAAAGTCATCTTCGATCCTCAGGAAACCGAAACGCAACAGAAAAGCCTGTTAAAGCTGAAAGTTAAAAAAATTGACGCGACTGCCAAGTTAACCGATGAAGGCATTGTGGTCCTCAAAAACTCTCAGGCATTGCCGGACGCACAAAAGAGCCTTTCGATTGGCTACACCAAATTGAGAGCCGGCCTGATAGAAAAAGGGTTATTAGTCGAGAACGATGACAAGCTGATTGCCACCGATAATATTTTGTTTACCAGTGCCTCGCAGGCCTCCGCTGTGCTGCTTGGCTATCCCTGCAGCGGGCCTGACTACTGGCGCGACGCTCAAGGCCGATCGCTGAAAGAAATCGAGATGGGAGTTTAG
- a CDS encoding restriction endonuclease subunit S, with translation MALENLITEHIHIWTSAVKTKSTSGRGSSKKLELYGVKKLRELIFELAVRGKLVPQDLNDEPVATLLKKNHIEQSRLTVEENLKTKASQSILDSEEYILVPETWGRIKLGNLAKFIDYRGKTPKKLNAGVRLITAKNVKFGYLSLQPEEFISEAEYKTWMTRGFPRIGDILFTPEAPLGNVAQVDLEEKFALAQRAICLQFHLSDISNYLRLFLMSPSFQNLLSEKATGTTAKGIKASVLKELVVYIPPIEEQHRIVAKVDELMALCDQLEQQTEASIEAYQVLVTTLLDTLTNSADADELMQNWARISEYFDTLFTTEESIDQLKQTILQLAVMGKLVPQDPNDEPAAELLKRIAEEKAQLVKDKKIKKQKALPPISEDEKPFELPNGWEWCRLLEVIDPERDISYGIIKLEAEPELGGVPTLRCSDVKPGYIDLSGVRNVVEGIEEQYKRTRLQGGEVLLNIRGTLGGVALVPDSLNGYNIAREVAMLAVNKAISGEYLRNLILSPFFWLMIESNLKGIAYKGLNLSLLREFVIPLPPRTQQNSIVSVTSSMTLVCDQLKQRLRNSQKTQLHLTDAIVEQAI, from the coding sequence TGGAACTTTACGGTGTTAAGAAGCTGCGTGAGCTGATTTTTGAACTAGCGGTTCGTGGTAAGTTAGTCCCACAAGACCTCAATGATGAGCCTGTTGCAACCTTACTCAAAAAAAATCATATAGAGCAGTCAAGATTAACTGTTGAAGAAAACCTTAAGACAAAAGCTAGTCAGAGTATTCTTGATAGTGAAGAATATATTTTAGTTCCTGAAACTTGGGGCAGAATTAAGCTAGGAAACTTAGCAAAATTTATCGATTACAGGGGCAAGACACCAAAAAAGTTGAACGCAGGTGTGCGCCTTATTACAGCCAAGAATGTTAAGTTTGGTTATTTATCCCTACAACCTGAAGAGTTCATATCAGAGGCAGAATATAAAACCTGGATGACAAGGGGCTTTCCTCGCATTGGTGATATTTTGTTTACTCCTGAAGCACCACTAGGCAACGTAGCTCAAGTAGATCTAGAAGAAAAGTTTGCATTAGCTCAGCGAGCAATCTGCCTGCAATTTCACTTAAGCGATATTTCGAATTATCTACGTTTATTTCTTATGTCTCCAAGCTTTCAGAATTTATTATCCGAAAAAGCGACAGGAACAACAGCAAAAGGAATCAAAGCTTCTGTTCTTAAAGAATTAGTTGTTTATATTCCTCCGATTGAAGAACAACATCGCATTGTCGCCAAAGTCGATGAGCTAATGGCACTCTGCGATCAGCTAGAGCAACAAACCGAAGCCAGTATTGAAGCGTATCAAGTGCTGGTAACAACTCTTTTGGATACACTCACCAACTCTGCCGATGCTGACGAGTTAATGCAAAACTGGGCGCGAATCAGTGAGTATTTCGATACTTTATTCACTACTGAAGAGAGTATCGACCAGCTTAAGCAAACCATCCTACAACTGGCGGTGATGGGTAAGTTGGTTCCGCAAGATCCAAATGACGAGCCTGCTGCTGAGTTACTGAAAAGAATTGCGGAAGAAAAAGCGCAGCTAGTCAAAGATAAGAAAATCAAAAAGCAAAAAGCGCTACCGCCGATTTCTGAAGATGAAAAGCCGTTTGAACTGCCGAATGGATGGGAGTGGTGTCGTTTATTGGAGGTGATCGACCCAGAGCGAGATATTTCCTACGGTATCATTAAGTTGGAGGCTGAGCCTGAACTTGGAGGAGTTCCTACACTAAGATGCAGTGATGTTAAGCCTGGGTATATTGATTTGTCTGGGGTTCGGAATGTTGTTGAAGGTATTGAAGAACAATACAAAAGAACAAGACTTCAAGGAGGAGAGGTTCTTTTAAACATTCGCGGTACTCTTGGTGGTGTAGCATTAGTACCTGATAGTTTGAACGGGTATAACATTGCAAGAGAGGTTGCAATGTTGGCTGTCAATAAAGCTATTTCAGGTGAATATCTGAGAAACTTAATTCTTTCTCCTTTCTTTTGGTTGATGATTGAATCCAATTTAAAGGGGATAGCTTACAAAGGTTTAAACTTAAGTTTACTCAGAGAATTTGTTATCCCTCTTCCGCCAAGAACCCAACAGAACAGTATAGTGAGTGTTACGTCTTCAATGACTTTAGTTTGCGACCAACTCAAACAACGCCTTCGTAACAGTCAAAAAACGCAGCTTCACCTCACTGATGCCATTGTTGAACAGGCGATATAA
- a CDS encoding DUF3772 domain-containing protein: MQQRMRPFVWLIGLVSLLVSWCALAEEAALTTLHQKEPYLSWDQTASKARQLLKDASAETAALEQLRATLADQRAEAYQLSQDKSVDVRWLEAQIKSLGPEPKDGDSEPEVIASRRAELENELATASAPIFLADAAYERANLLVGEIDQQIRQQLADKLLTKSPTPLWPGHWGDALRELKRYASQLRQEFRAVRQDAKQNQAMTGSILPFVALTGLAVLIMLLVQPWAINQLDRFSRSLTRKSTILACNLFSTLLRLVFPLLTAMLLLTAIGVLKLPLASAQMTIRALGAVAFYIVLSHWLGFLIFRPNAPEQRIVQLDNPSAREGMRICQLLGLFIGLIVLLTALKGDYSFSAASSAIFTFPAILLGSWLMWRLAQLLSQAAHSAASHAQESEQGSHVSRGILNALVWLMKTSSVLSVVFVCLGYDSLARQAIIPMVMSIALLAFAMVIYYGLLNLMARIFTRDDKEEDAGPSESLLPIMLIVIIFFLFAPALALIWGARLTDIAEVWRLLSDGIELGDVRLSLDVIITFFVVLLAGILLTRWIQYVLRNSVLPKTKTDPGARTAIVTGLGYVGYTLSIIIAVSAAGLNLSSLAVVAGALSVGIGFGLQTIVSNFVSGIILLIERPIKEGDWIEVSGHSGFVRKIAVRSTRIETFDLQDVVVPNSDLIAGIVKNMTLRSNHGRLVVSVGVAYGSDLNLVKEVLMDAAKNHAMVLSYPAPSLVFTSLGDSALQFELRCFIRDIKEFMVVKSDLLFEIYQTLTDKGVSIPFPQRDVSIKGLEALVKAWGKKGVSRDEG; this comes from the coding sequence ATGCAGCAACGGATGCGGCCTTTTGTCTGGCTGATTGGGCTGGTCAGTCTTCTGGTGTCGTGGTGCGCTTTGGCTGAAGAAGCGGCACTGACGACTTTGCATCAAAAAGAGCCCTATCTTTCCTGGGATCAGACAGCATCAAAAGCCCGGCAACTGCTGAAGGATGCGTCTGCTGAAACGGCTGCGCTGGAGCAGCTCCGGGCCACGCTGGCGGATCAGCGTGCCGAAGCGTATCAATTGTCTCAGGATAAGTCGGTGGACGTTCGCTGGCTTGAAGCGCAGATCAAATCTCTCGGTCCGGAACCCAAAGACGGTGACAGTGAACCTGAAGTCATCGCCAGCCGCCGGGCGGAGCTGGAGAACGAACTTGCCACCGCCAGCGCCCCGATATTTCTGGCCGATGCCGCCTATGAACGGGCAAATTTGCTGGTGGGAGAAATCGATCAGCAGATCCGCCAGCAATTGGCCGATAAACTGCTCACCAAAAGCCCGACACCGCTCTGGCCCGGACATTGGGGTGATGCCCTGCGGGAACTGAAGCGCTACGCCAGTCAGCTCAGGCAGGAATTCCGGGCCGTCCGGCAAGATGCCAAACAAAATCAGGCCATGACGGGGTCGATTCTGCCCTTCGTTGCCCTGACGGGGCTTGCGGTACTGATCATGCTGCTGGTGCAACCCTGGGCAATCAACCAGCTAGACAGATTCAGCCGCAGTCTGACCCGGAAAAGTACGATTTTAGCCTGTAATCTGTTTTCCACTTTGCTCCGGCTGGTTTTTCCGTTACTGACGGCGATGTTATTACTGACTGCCATCGGCGTACTGAAACTGCCGCTGGCTTCTGCTCAGATGACGATCCGTGCTTTGGGTGCCGTTGCTTTTTATATCGTGCTCAGTCACTGGCTGGGTTTTTTGATCTTCCGGCCCAATGCGCCCGAACAGCGGATCGTTCAGCTGGATAACCCGTCGGCGAGGGAAGGGATGCGCATTTGCCAGTTGCTCGGGCTGTTTATCGGCCTGATTGTGCTGCTCACCGCGCTGAAAGGAGATTACTCATTTTCGGCGGCCAGCTCAGCCATTTTTACATTTCCGGCGATCCTGCTGGGCAGCTGGCTGATGTGGCGTCTGGCGCAGCTGCTAAGTCAAGCGGCCCACAGCGCCGCATCACATGCGCAGGAGAGCGAGCAGGGCAGCCATGTCAGCCGGGGGATCCTGAATGCACTGGTCTGGCTGATGAAAACCTCCAGTGTGCTGAGTGTGGTGTTTGTCTGTCTCGGCTACGACAGTCTGGCGCGGCAGGCCATTATTCCTATGGTGATGTCCATTGCGCTGCTGGCGTTCGCCATGGTGATCTATTACGGGCTTTTGAATCTGATGGCCCGGATTTTCACCCGGGATGACAAAGAAGAAGACGCAGGCCCCAGTGAAAGTCTGTTGCCTATCATGCTGATTGTGATCATCTTCTTCCTGTTCGCACCTGCACTGGCTCTGATCTGGGGCGCACGCCTCACGGATATTGCCGAAGTCTGGCGGTTGCTCTCTGACGGCATCGAGCTGGGCGACGTGCGTTTATCACTGGATGTCATCATCACCTTTTTTGTGGTGTTGCTTGCCGGGATCCTGCTGACCCGCTGGATTCAGTATGTGTTGCGCAATTCTGTTTTACCGAAAACCAAGACCGACCCCGGCGCGCGTACCGCGATTGTGACCGGGCTTGGCTATGTCGGCTATACACTGTCAATCATCATTGCGGTCTCTGCCGCAGGGCTTAATCTGTCCAGCCTGGCTGTCGTGGCCGGGGCGCTTTCGGTCGGGATTGGTTTTGGCTTGCAGACTATTGTGTCGAACTTTGTTTCCGGGATTATTCTGCTGATTGAGCGGCCTATCAAAGAGGGCGACTGGATTGAAGTGTCCGGCCATTCAGGATTCGTCCGCAAAATCGCAGTGCGATCCACCCGGATCGAAACGTTTGATCTGCAGGATGTAGTGGTGCCCAATTCCGATCTCATCGCCGGTATCGTCAAGAACATGACCCTGCGTTCTAACCACGGCCGACTGGTTGTATCCGTTGGCGTGGCCTACGGCAGCGATCTCAACCTCGTGAAAGAAGTCCTCATGGACGCCGCCAAGAACCACGCCATGGTCCTGAGCTACCCCGCACCCAGCCTCGTATTCACCAGCCTGGGCGACAGCGCCCTGCAATTTGAACTGCGATGTTTCATCCGCGACATCAAAGAATTCATGGTCGTTAAATCCGATCTCCTGTTCGAAATCTACCAGACCCTGACCGACAAAGGCGTCAGCATCCCATTCCCGCAACGGGACGTTAGCATTAAAGGCCTCGAAGCGCTGGTCAAAGCGTGGGGGAAGAAAGGGGTGTCGAGAGATGAGGGATAG
- the ettA gene encoding energy-dependent translational throttle protein EttA, translating into MAEYVYTMSRVSKVVPPKRQILKDISLSFFPGAKIGVLGLNGSGKSTLLRIMAGIDTDIEGEARPQPGLNVGYLPQEPVLDEEKTVREVVEEAVSDVANALTRLDAVYAAYADADADFDALAKEQGELESLIQAKDGHNLENTLERAADALRLPEWDAQIKHLSGGERRRVAICRLLLEKPDMLLLDEPTNHLDAESVGWLERFLVDYTGTVVAITHDRYFLDNAAGWILELDRGEGIPWQGNYTSWLEQKDARLKQEASQEKARQKTIEKELEWVRQNPKGRQAKSKARMARFEELNTADHQKRNETNELFIPPGERLGDKVIEVSNLTKSFGDRVLIDDLSFSVPKGAIVGIIGANGAGKSTLFKMLSGTEQPDTGSIELGDTVTLASVEQFRDSMNDNNTVYQEISEGNDVIRINNFEIQSRAYVSRFNFRGSDQQKRIGELSGGERNRVHLAKLLKAGGNVLLLDEPTNDLDVETLRALEEALLEFPGCAMVISHDRWFLDRIATHILDYRDEGQVNFFEGNYTEYTDWLKKTLGAQAAEPHRIKYKRIAK; encoded by the coding sequence ATGGCTGAATACGTCTATACCATGTCGCGGGTGAGCAAAGTTGTGCCACCGAAACGACAGATCCTGAAAGATATTTCACTGAGCTTCTTCCCGGGCGCCAAAATCGGTGTTCTGGGCCTGAACGGCTCGGGTAAATCGACCCTGCTGCGTATCATGGCCGGGATTGATACCGATATCGAAGGTGAAGCCCGTCCACAACCAGGCTTGAATGTTGGCTACCTGCCGCAGGAGCCAGTGCTGGATGAAGAAAAAACGGTCCGTGAAGTGGTCGAAGAGGCCGTTTCTGACGTGGCCAATGCCCTGACACGTCTGGACGCCGTTTACGCAGCTTACGCAGATGCGGATGCCGATTTCGATGCCCTGGCAAAAGAACAAGGCGAACTGGAAAGCCTGATTCAGGCCAAAGACGGCCACAATCTGGAAAACACTCTGGAGCGTGCGGCAGATGCCCTGCGTCTGCCGGAGTGGGATGCTCAGATCAAACACCTTTCCGGTGGTGAGCGCCGCCGGGTTGCGATTTGCCGTCTGCTGCTGGAAAAACCAGACATGCTGCTGCTCGACGAACCAACCAACCACCTGGATGCAGAATCTGTGGGCTGGCTGGAGCGCTTCCTGGTTGATTACACCGGAACCGTCGTGGCCATCACGCACGACCGTTACTTCCTGGACAACGCCGCGGGCTGGATTCTGGAACTGGACCGGGGTGAAGGCATTCCATGGCAGGGCAACTATACGTCCTGGCTGGAGCAGAAAGATGCCCGTCTGAAGCAGGAAGCCTCTCAGGAGAAAGCGCGTCAGAAAACCATCGAGAAAGAGCTGGAGTGGGTACGTCAGAACCCGAAAGGCCGTCAGGCGAAATCCAAGGCGCGTATGGCCCGCTTTGAAGAACTGAACACCGCAGATCATCAGAAGCGAAACGAGACCAACGAACTGTTTATCCCGCCGGGTGAGCGTCTGGGTGACAAAGTCATTGAAGTCAGCAACCTGACCAAATCCTTCGGTGATCGCGTTCTGATCGACGATCTGTCTTTCAGCGTTCCGAAAGGTGCGATCGTGGGCATCATCGGTGCCAACGGTGCAGGTAAATCAACCCTGTTCAAAATGCTGAGTGGCACCGAGCAACCGGATACAGGCAGCATTGAACTGGGCGACACGGTGACACTGGCCTCTGTAGAACAGTTCCGCGACAGCATGAACGACAACAACACCGTGTATCAGGAAATCTCTGAAGGCAATGATGTGATTCGCATCAACAACTTCGAGATCCAGTCCCGTGCTTACGTGTCCCGTTTCAACTTCAGAGGCAGCGATCAGCAAAAACGCATCGGTGAACTCTCGGGTGGTGAGCGGAACCGTGTCCATCTGGCCAAACTGCTGAAAGCTGGCGGCAACGTGCTGCTGCTCGATGAGCCAACCAACGACCTGGACGTAGAAACCCTGCGCGCACTGGAAGAAGCGCTGCTGGAATTCCCGGGCTGTGCCATGGTGATCTCGCACGACCGTTGGTTCCTCGACCGGATCGCGACCCATATTCTGGACTACCGTGATGAAGGTCAGGTGAACTTCTTCGAAGGGAACTACACCGAATACACCGACTGGCTGAAAAAGACGCTGGGTGCGCAGGCTGCAGAGCCACACCGCATCAAGTACAAGCGAATTGCCAAGTAA
- the trpR gene encoding trp operon repressor gives MSSQSETPEFTEWQQIVTLFRQASADGKDELLLRLLLTPDERESLIARVNIFHELLNGERSQRKISELLGVGVATITRGSNELKHHDEEIRHWLSAFLQEQSKG, from the coding sequence ATGTCATCTCAATCCGAAACGCCGGAATTCACCGAATGGCAGCAGATTGTCACACTGTTTCGTCAGGCTTCTGCCGATGGTAAAGATGAGCTGTTGCTGCGTCTGTTATTAACGCCGGATGAGCGCGAATCTCTGATCGCCCGCGTGAATATCTTCCATGAATTGCTCAATGGCGAGCGCAGCCAGCGTAAAATCAGCGAGCTGCTCGGCGTTGGCGTCGCCACCATTACCCGCGGCTCCAATGAGCTCAAACATCACGATGAAGAAATCCGTCACTGGTTGTCGGCATTTCTGCAGGAACAGTCGAAAGGCTGA
- the sltY gene encoding murein transglycosylase, with amino-acid sequence MQSEVVLRHPSRWLLGLGLWMLLGGSAAQAATLEQQRAWYEAAKEALEKNNQSAYQSYRKKLDDYPLTPYLDYRQFQEGLAKRQPKEVRAFLDKYKDLPFTIKLRYSYLDELADAGRWRDLVTFQTEPPYRESYQCQYYYALSKTGQTKAAWEGAESLWLTGASLDDDCDPMLEAWEKAGKRTNALILDRMLLVFEAGNQGLLKYLDKQLSGQARAEGDTVLALFSQPEGVAEFAKKSKVTEFNRQLSTLAYQRLVRVDTAEARKQLERVADGQKLSSDQKQALANYTAARLMDSDNPEQIRWRDATLRLSKDDDLISRRIRVALREGNWTEAQAWIPALSKEEQETLRWKFWQAHLLAKTNPVAAKPQYQALLGDRNFYSAAAATVLGETIDFPVETLTDAEKDVSPYLPALKRIEEMLATEKVYDANLEWWYLLKDLDPKAIWPLAGYAGENQWHHLTVQATIYGQMWEHLSLRFPLAFANTFQSYGKQRELQTTTMMALARQESALNPQAVSPVGARGLMQLMPATAKHTARKLGYKYSGVSSLFEPEVNIRLGSGYLKMMLERYDNNRIFAFAAYNAGPGRVTRWRDISGGQLDAFAFMETIPFGETRGYVQNVLMFKGYYDKLLGQDVQLLTTEELNAKY; translated from the coding sequence ATGCAGTCTGAAGTAGTGTTGCGCCATCCGAGTCGCTGGCTGTTGGGTCTGGGACTGTGGATGCTGCTGGGAGGAAGCGCAGCGCAGGCTGCGACGTTGGAGCAGCAACGGGCGTGGTATGAGGCCGCAAAAGAAGCGCTGGAAAAAAACAATCAGTCCGCTTATCAATCTTACCGGAAAAAGCTGGATGACTATCCGCTGACGCCTTATCTGGATTACCGTCAGTTTCAGGAAGGCCTTGCAAAACGCCAGCCGAAAGAAGTCCGGGCATTTCTCGACAAATACAAGGATCTCCCATTTACCATCAAGCTCAGATATTCCTATCTGGATGAACTGGCTGATGCCGGCCGCTGGCGCGATCTGGTGACATTTCAGACCGAGCCGCCATACCGGGAAAGCTATCAGTGTCAGTATTATTATGCGCTGAGCAAAACCGGGCAGACGAAAGCCGCGTGGGAAGGGGCGGAATCGCTCTGGCTGACGGGGGCATCGCTGGATGATGATTGCGATCCGATGCTGGAAGCCTGGGAAAAAGCAGGCAAGCGGACCAATGCGCTGATCCTCGATCGCATGCTGTTAGTGTTTGAAGCCGGTAATCAGGGATTATTGAAATATCTCGACAAACAATTGTCCGGTCAGGCCCGAGCAGAGGGCGATACGGTTTTGGCCCTGTTCAGTCAGCCCGAAGGCGTGGCTGAATTTGCCAAAAAGAGCAAAGTGACCGAATTTAACCGTCAGCTCAGTACACTGGCGTATCAGCGACTGGTGCGTGTGGATACTGCCGAAGCGCGGAAGCAACTGGAGCGGGTGGCTGATGGCCAGAAACTCAGTTCAGATCAAAAACAGGCGCTGGCAAATTATACTGCGGCCCGGCTGATGGATTCCGATAACCCTGAGCAGATCCGCTGGCGGGATGCCACGTTGCGTCTGAGCAAAGATGATGATCTGATCAGCCGACGGATTCGCGTGGCGCTGCGTGAAGGCAACTGGACGGAAGCACAAGCCTGGATCCCGGCGTTGTCGAAGGAAGAACAGGAGACGTTGCGCTGGAAGTTCTGGCAGGCGCACCTGCTGGCAAAAACCAATCCGGTAGCCGCCAAACCGCAATATCAGGCGTTGCTGGGCGACCGGAACTTCTACAGTGCAGCGGCTGCCACCGTGTTGGGTGAGACTATTGACTTCCCGGTGGAAACCCTGACGGATGCCGAAAAAGATGTGTCGCCATATCTGCCGGCCCTGAAGCGGATCGAGGAAATGCTGGCGACAGAGAAAGTCTATGATGCCAATCTTGAATGGTGGTATTTGCTCAAAGATCTGGATCCGAAAGCCATCTGGCCATTGGCCGGTTATGCCGGTGAGAATCAGTGGCACCATCTGACGGTACAGGCCACGATTTATGGTCAGATGTGGGAGCATCTGTCGCTGCGTTTCCCGCTGGCCTTTGCAAATACGTTTCAGTCATACGGCAAGCAGCGTGAACTGCAGACGACGACTATGATGGCACTGGCACGTCAGGAAAGCGCCCTGAATCCACAGGCTGTCTCGCCGGTTGGCGCACGGGGATTGATGCAACTGATGCCCGCGACGGCGAAACATACCGCGCGAAAACTGGGTTATAAGTATTCAGGGGTGAGCAGTCTGTTCGAGCCGGAAGTGAATATCCGGTTGGGCAGCGGCTATCTCAAAATGATGCTGGAGCGCTATGACAATAATCGCATCTTCGCTTTTGCTGCGTATAACGCCGGGCCGGGCCGTGTGACCCGCTGGCGGGACATCAGCGGGGGTCAGTTGGATGCCTTTGCGTTCATGGAAACGATTCCTTTCGGGGAGACCCGCGGTTATGTTCAGAATGTGCTGATGTTTAAGGGATATTACGACAAGCTTCTGGGTCAGGATGTCCAACTGCTGACGACGGAAGAGCTGAACGCAAAGTACTGA